Proteins from a genomic interval of Rhodococcoides fascians A25f:
- the gcvT gene encoding glycine cleavage system aminomethyltransferase GcvT, giving the protein MTDTDLIEGPLHAVHTELGATFAPFGGWTMPVSYAGVVVEHTAVRETVGLFDVGHLGKASVTGPGAAAFVNSVLTNDLGRIEPGKAQYTLCCTESGGVVDDLIAYYVSDDDVFLVPNAANTADVVAAMAAQAPDGVSVVNQHREFGVLAVQGPKAAEVLQELGLPTDMDYMAFEDATWNSVAVRVCRTGYTGEHGYELVPPAGDAEPLFRALLAAVRSRGGQVCGLGARDTLRTEMGYPLHGHELSLDISPLQARCGWAIGWKKDAFWGKEALTAEKADGPTRTLRGLKALDRGVLRPGLTVRASGQDIGTTTSGTFSPSLKVGIALALLDAEAAPAVGSEVEVDVRGRALRCEVVAPPFVAAKTR; this is encoded by the coding sequence ATGACCGACACCGACCTGATCGAGGGACCGCTGCACGCCGTACACACCGAATTGGGTGCGACATTCGCGCCTTTCGGCGGTTGGACCATGCCGGTGTCGTACGCCGGAGTGGTCGTCGAGCACACCGCGGTGCGGGAAACCGTAGGTCTGTTCGACGTCGGCCACCTGGGCAAAGCGTCGGTCACCGGACCCGGCGCTGCCGCCTTCGTGAACTCTGTTCTGACCAACGATCTCGGCCGCATCGAGCCGGGTAAAGCGCAGTACACCCTGTGCTGCACGGAATCCGGCGGCGTGGTCGACGACCTGATCGCCTACTACGTCTCCGATGACGACGTATTCCTGGTGCCGAACGCAGCCAACACGGCCGATGTCGTTGCCGCGATGGCAGCGCAGGCACCCGATGGCGTGTCGGTGGTGAACCAGCACCGCGAGTTCGGAGTGTTGGCCGTGCAGGGGCCGAAAGCGGCCGAGGTGCTGCAGGAACTGGGTCTGCCGACCGATATGGACTACATGGCGTTCGAGGACGCAACCTGGAATTCGGTGGCAGTGCGGGTGTGCCGAACCGGTTACACCGGCGAGCACGGCTACGAACTGGTTCCACCGGCGGGCGATGCGGAACCGCTCTTCCGCGCACTGCTGGCCGCCGTGCGGTCACGTGGGGGACAGGTGTGCGGGCTCGGAGCACGCGACACTCTGCGCACCGAGATGGGATACCCGCTGCACGGACACGAACTGTCACTGGACATTTCGCCCCTGCAGGCTCGGTGCGGTTGGGCGATCGGCTGGAAGAAGGACGCGTTCTGGGGCAAGGAGGCACTGACTGCGGAGAAGGCCGACGGGCCGACGCGAACGCTGCGCGGACTGAAGGCTCTCGACCGCGGCGTACTCCGCCCCGGTCTCACCGTGCGGGCGTCGGGTCAGGACATCGGGACGACGACCTCCGGAACGTTCTCACCCTCGCTCAAGGTGGGTATCGCCCTGGCTTTGCTCGACGCCGAGGCGGCTCCGGCTGTCGGTTCGGAGGTCGAGGTCGACGTTCGTGGGCGTGCGTTGCGCTGCGAAGTGGTCGCGCCACCGTTCGTCGCTGCCAAGACCAGGTGA
- a CDS encoding leucyl aminopeptidase: MPSPSTLSRTLGPDLVLAGKLGKKVDVLVVALSTSDDGLELAITDDISDDAVASELLDAFESVGATGKADELVRIPAPSGLPVSSVLAVGLGNAADIDSERIRQSAGTAARSLKGVDTVATTLSALDLGAAAEGFFLGAYQFTEFKSALSAPKADGLPLARVELLVPDTRSKDAKTELARSLAIAESVAVARDFVNTPPSHLYPEEFAAQAKALGTAAGLKVEILDDKTLEKDGYGGIHGVGKGSSRLPRLVRLTHSGGKRGAKKVALVGKGITFDTGGISIKPAAGMENMTSDMGGAAAVIATVILAAKVGLPLDVIATVPMAENMPSGTAQRPGDVLTQYGGITVEVINTDAEGRLVLADAIVRACEDDPDYLIDTATLTGAQVVALGNRTPGVMGTDNFRDRVAEISQAIGENGWAMPLPKEIRRELDSKVADLANVTNGRAGGMLAAALFLKEFVADGVEWAHIDVAGPAYNTGGPFGYTGKGGTGVPVRTMFAVLEDIVENG; the protein is encoded by the coding sequence GTGCCTTCACCTTCGACGCTATCCCGCACTCTCGGACCCGACCTGGTCCTCGCGGGCAAGCTCGGCAAGAAAGTCGACGTTCTCGTCGTCGCGCTGAGTACCAGTGACGACGGCCTCGAGCTCGCCATCACCGATGACATTTCGGATGACGCCGTTGCTTCCGAACTCCTGGACGCCTTCGAATCCGTCGGTGCCACCGGCAAAGCCGATGAGCTCGTTCGGATCCCGGCTCCGTCCGGACTGCCCGTCTCCAGTGTCCTGGCAGTGGGCCTCGGCAACGCTGCCGACATCGACAGCGAACGCATTCGTCAGTCGGCCGGTACCGCGGCACGCTCGCTCAAGGGTGTCGATACGGTCGCGACGACGTTGTCGGCACTCGATCTCGGTGCGGCCGCTGAAGGCTTCTTTCTCGGCGCGTACCAGTTCACCGAGTTCAAGTCGGCCTTGTCGGCACCGAAGGCCGATGGTCTTCCCCTCGCCCGCGTCGAGTTGCTCGTGCCCGACACCCGCTCCAAGGACGCCAAGACCGAGCTGGCACGATCGCTCGCCATTGCCGAATCCGTCGCCGTGGCGCGCGATTTCGTCAACACCCCGCCGAGCCACCTCTACCCCGAGGAGTTCGCGGCGCAGGCCAAGGCTCTGGGTACGGCAGCGGGCCTGAAGGTCGAGATCCTCGACGACAAGACACTGGAGAAGGACGGCTACGGCGGTATTCACGGCGTCGGCAAGGGTTCTTCACGCCTGCCGCGACTGGTTCGCCTGACGCACTCGGGCGGTAAGCGGGGTGCGAAGAAGGTTGCCCTGGTGGGCAAGGGAATCACCTTCGACACCGGCGGCATCTCCATCAAACCCGCTGCGGGCATGGAGAACATGACCTCGGACATGGGCGGCGCGGCTGCGGTCATCGCGACGGTGATCCTCGCCGCGAAGGTCGGCCTGCCACTCGATGTGATCGCGACGGTGCCGATGGCCGAGAACATGCCGTCGGGCACCGCGCAGCGTCCCGGCGATGTGTTGACGCAATACGGCGGCATCACCGTCGAAGTCATCAACACCGACGCCGAAGGTCGATTGGTGCTGGCCGACGCGATAGTGCGTGCCTGCGAGGACGATCCGGATTACCTCATCGACACCGCAACGCTCACCGGGGCTCAGGTCGTAGCGCTCGGCAACAGAACGCCGGGCGTGATGGGTACCGACAACTTCCGCGACCGGGTTGCCGAAATCTCCCAGGCCATCGGCGAGAACGGCTGGGCCATGCCGCTTCCGAAGGAGATTCGACGCGAACTCGACTCCAAGGTGGCCGATCTGGCGAACGTCACCAACGGCCGGGCCGGAGGAATGCTGGCAGCAGCTCTGTTCCTGAAGGAATTCGTGGCCGACGGCGTCGAATGGGCTCACATCGATGTCGCGGGCCCGGCCTACAACACCGGAGGCCCCTTCGGCTACACCGGCAAGGGCGGCACCGGAGTTCCCGTGCGGACCATGTTCGCGGTTCTCGAAGACATAGTCGAGAACGGCTGA